One window of Bactrocera tryoni isolate S06 chromosome 2, CSIRO_BtryS06_freeze2, whole genome shotgun sequence genomic DNA carries:
- the LOC120769489 gene encoding aurora kinase B → MNKLQKKPPNRTELTKLIKDVPEEYQQHIQSMSLKMMQHPAYGQPYQWSTRDFEMGAPLGRGKFGRVYLARERTSNFIVAMKVMFKAELEKGNVQRQVLREIEIQTRLKHPNILRLLTWFHDDSRIYLALEIASEGELYKHLRNSPQRRFEEPRAAKYTYQVADALEYCHLNNVIHRDLKPENILLTSSDDVKLADFGWSAHTISNKRKTLCGTLDYLPPEMVDGHIYDHSVDHWCLGILCYEFLVGCAPFESNDNEKTYEKIRRLEVYYPSHMSSGAKDLISKLLRKSNNGRITLVEVMKHHWVKENMAIRNAYLEEKMRREKALE, encoded by the exons ATGaacaaattacaaaagaaaCCACCGAATCGCACTGAGTTGACAAAATTGATAAAAGATGTACCAGAAGAGTATCAACAACACATTCAGTCAATGTCGTTAAAAATGATGCAGCATCCTGCATATGGACAGCC TTACCAATGGAGTACGCGAGACTTTGAAATGGGAGCTCCCTTAGGGCGTGGAAAGTTTGGTCGCGTATATTTAGCTCGTGAACGAACATCAAACTTTATAGTAGCTATGAAGGTAATGTTTAAAGCGGAGCTAGAAAAGGGAAATGTACAGCGACAAGTTCTTCGTGAAATTGAAATACAAACAAGATTGAA ACATCCAAATATATTGAGATTACTGACTTGGTTTCATGATGACAGCCGAATATATCTTGCTCTTGAAATCGCTTCTGAAGGTGAATTGTATAAACATTTGCGCAATTCGCCACAGCGTCGCTTTGAAGAACCACGAGCAGCTAAATACACTTACCAGGTAGCCGACGCTCTTGAGTATTGTCATTTGAATAATGTTATACATCGTGACTTGAAAccggaaaatattttgttaacatcATCAGACGATGTCAAACTAGCCGATTTTGGATGGTCCGCACACACTATATCTAATAA GCGTAAAACGTTATGCGGCACTTTGGATTATTTACCACCAGAAATGGTAGATGGTCACATATATGATCATTCTGTTGATCATTGGTGTTTAGGAATTTTATGCTATGAGTTTTTAGTCGGCTGTGCGCCTTTCGAGTCGAACGATAATGAAAAAACTTACGAGAAAATTAGACGTCTGGAAGTTTATTATCCTTCGCATATGAGTTCTGGGGCAAAGGATCTAATATCAAAG TTGTTACGAAAATCGAATAATGGACGCATTACACTCGTGGAGGTTATGAAACATCATTGGGTCAAGGAAAATATGGCTATAAGAAACGCTTACTTAGAAGAGAAAATGAGGCGTGAAAAAGCTTTAGAATAA